CAACGACATGCTGACCCCGACGATGAAGAAGAAGCGCCGCGTCATCCTGGACCGGTTCGAGGGCCGCGTCGATCGGATCTACGCCGAAGCCTGATCGGTCACGCTGGTGTGCGCGTCGAAGGTAGGTTCGAGAGCCACGATCGAGTGGTTTCGAGAGCCGCAACCGACCGCAACGGTCGGAACTATTATGCGCGTGCTGCTGGCGGGACTCGGTCAGAATGGCGTTCGTTGCCGAGGTGACCGTCCCGCCGGCGGCAGTCTCGTTCGGCCGCGTGCTCGACCGTCACGACGACCTGACCATCGAACTCGAGAACGTCGTCCCGACCCAGCAGGGCGCATGCCGTTCGTCTTCGTCCGGGCCGACGATCGATACGACCGCGACCGGGACGATCCCCCACTTTAATGATACGTCCGAAACATGGTAGAAGGACCAATGGACTGGCAGAACGCAGAACGGGGATTCTCGAGCGAGGTACTGGGGATGGAGCCGATCGGACGGCTGTTCGACGCGGCGGTCGAGCGAAACGCCGCGTCGGTCGCCCAGCAGTACAAGGGCGGCGTCTACGATCGGAGTCTTGCGGGGACGGCGTTCGAGCCGGCACCGGCGGGCGAGTACGCGAGTCTGACCTACGAGGAGATGGGCGACGTCGTACGCTCGCTGGCCGCGGGGTTTCGATCGCTCGGGATCGAAGCGGGCGATCGGGTCGGCATCTTCGCGGACACCCGGATGGAGTGGGCCCAGTCGGACTTCGCACTGCTGTCGGCCGGCGCGGTCGTCACCACCGTCTACACGAGTTCCTCGCCCGACCAGGCGCAGTACCTGCTCGACGATCCGGACGCGAGCGGCGTCGTCGTCGAGAACGAGGCGTTGCTCGAGCGCGTCCTCGAGGTCGAGGACGGCCTGGATCTCGAGTGGATCGTCGTGATGGACGACCTCGGCGACGAGCACGCCGATCGCGAGGAGGTCTACACGCTGGAGGCGGTGTACGAGCAGGGCGCGGTGGCGTACGATCCGGAGACGTACGACGAGTGGCTCGACGAGGTCGCCGTCGACGACCTCGCGAGTATCATCTACACAAGCGGGACGACCGGCCAGCCGAAGGGGGTGAAACTCACCCACCGGAACTTTCGGACGAACGTCAACCAGATCTACCGGCGGTACGGCCCGCGGCCCGACAAGGCCGACGACGTGCCGGCGATCGACGAGGAGAGTACGCTCGTCTCGTACCTGCCGCTGGCCCACGTCTTCGAGCGGACGTGTGGCCACTTCATGATGTTCACTGCCGGGAGCACCGTCGCCTACGCGGAGAGCGTCGACACGCTCCAGGAGGACTTCAGCCTCGTCCAGCCGACGGGCGCGACCAGCGTCCCGCGGGTCTACGAGAAGATCTACGACGCGATCCGCGAACAGGCGAGCGAGTCGCCGGTCAAAGAGCGCATCTTCGAGTGGGCCACCGACGTCGGCCGCGACTACTACCGGGCTGACAATCCGGGGCTGCTCCTCGAACTCAAGCGGACGATCGCGGACAAACTCGTCTTCAGCCAGGTCACGGAGGCACTCGGTGGGAATATCGAGTTCCTCGTCAGCGGCGGCGGGACGCTCTCGGAGGACCTCTGTACCCTCTATCACGGGATGGGCCTGCCCATCTTCGAGGGGTACGGACTGACCGAAACCGCTCCCGTCGTCTCGACGAACCCGCCCGAGAACGCGAAGATCGGCACGATCGGCCCGTCGGTGGTCGACTGCCAGGTCAAAGTCGACCGATCCGTGATTCCGGAGGGCGAGACGATCGACACGCTCGGCGAAACCGGCGAACTCCTCGTGAAAGGGCCGCACGTGACCGACGGGTACTGGGAGAAGCCCGAGGCAACGGAGCAGGCATTCACGGAGGACGGCTGGTTCCGCACCGGCGACATCGTCAGCATTCGCCCCGACGACTACATGGTCTTTCACGAGCGTTCGAAGCAACTCGTCGTCCTCTCGACGGGGAAGAACGTCGCGCCGGCCCCGATCGAGGACGCCTTCGCCGCGAGCGACGTCGTCGAGCAGTGTCTGGTGGTCGGCAACGGCGAGAAGTTCATCGGGGCGCTCATCGTCCCCAACTTCGAGCCGCTCGAACGGATCGCGGCCGAGGAGGGGATCGACCTGCCGGCCGATCCCGGGGCCGTCTGCGACCACGACTGGGTGCGCGATCGCATCGAGACGACTGTCGCCGAGGTCAACGAGCGCTTCGAGGCCCACGAGACGATCAAGGAGTTCCGCCTCGTCCCCGAGGAGTTCACCGAGGACAACGGGATGCTCACCCCGACGATGAAGAAGAAACGTCGGGTCATCCTGGAGGCGTACGACGAGGAGGTCGCGGACATCTACGGCGAGGACGCTCCCGAACGGCCGCAGACGGCGTAGCGGTCGTGGTGGTGGCTGAGACGCGTCTCGCTTCGATCGGCCCGAGTCCTGTTCTCGATCGGCGGCAGTCGTAGCATCGAATCGATGGGAACGACGCGGATTCGCGGCTTTGTCGCAATCCTGTGGGGATGACAAGTAGAGACGCTCCGACGCTAAGTACAGGTCAAACAATCAGCGGAGGGGGTCGATCTCCCCGATAGCTGTCAAAAACAGCGTGCTGAATACAGAGCAGGTGTGCACCGGTATCCGACGAAGTATTCGAGTCACATGCGGGACGAGAGCGACACTACAGCAATAATTACCACGTTGACGACGACGCCGGCATAGGCGACCGTGTAGTCGAGGGCGGTGAGGATCAGCGAAAAGACCACAACCGTGCTCAGCAACAGTTGCCAGTGATCCCAGTCCGTGACCAGCGCGCTGGCAGAGACGACGAACCCAACAGCAGCCACTGCCCAGAGGACGCCAAATACTCGCATTCCCGTGTCGCCCACGTCAACGAAGCCACCGAGGAGCGTTGTTTTGTAGGTAAACTCGGCGACTTCGGCAAGCTCGAGATAGACGGCCGTTCCGAGAAGATGGACTCCCCCGTGTGCTACGAGGACGAGCGCGGCCAAGTACGTGAGAAGACTAGCCATACATGAACTATACCTGATCCCGGAGTTATATTTTCGGTGTACGAGTCTCCTCCGCGTCGAGCGCTGGGGCCCGTGCGTAGCGAGAGGCCGAATTTACGCTCATTCGACGAGGAATTTCTCCAGCGGCCATCGAGGGGTGTGGCCCTGTTCCTCCTGTGGGTACCCGAGACGGAACAGCTGCTGTGGCAATTCGCCGTCTCCATCGAGTACGGACGCTAGGTCCTCACGCATCTCAGGGCGTTCCAGGATCTGGCTCATCGGGTGGACAGCGCCGCCGTTGCTGGACATAATCAGCGCCGCGCGTTCGAAAACTCGGCCAGTCTTGACACGTGCTGACGGGTCGTCCGAGTTCGTCGTGAGTACGCCGACAACCGGGGTGCTCTGGATCAATTTTGAGTTCTTTTTGGCTTCCCTGTCCCCGATATCCAGGTGGGTGACAACCGCCTGCCCGATCCGTGCCTTGAGCCACGAATCACCGAGCGCGCCGATCCCCATCCAGTACCCCAACTCTTCGCGATAGTCCGGGTGATCCATCTGGAGTCGGTCGGCCTCTGCCTGTAACGCGGCGATCGAGCCTTTCCGCTCGGAATCGTCGATCAATTCGAGTGTAACGTCGTCCTCGAGAACACAGTCTCGCAATTCGTCCCGAACGGAGTCACCGAGCGATTCGTCTCGGAAGAGTTGGTGGTTCGTGGATCGGTCCGTGATTTGAGCGAACAAATCCGGTGGACGGTGGGACGAAGTGTCGCTATCGGGTCGAAGCATGACGACGACCGGCACTGCGTCGTCGTGATACGCTATTTCGAAATCGAATCCGAACTGTTCGGCGGCAATGCACAAATTCTCGACGGCACACCCAAGACTAACGTATAACTCCCGAT
The nucleotide sequence above comes from Halosolutus halophilus. Encoded proteins:
- a CDS encoding AMP-dependent synthetase/ligase encodes the protein MDWQNAERGFSSEVLGMEPIGRLFDAAVERNAASVAQQYKGGVYDRSLAGTAFEPAPAGEYASLTYEEMGDVVRSLAAGFRSLGIEAGDRVGIFADTRMEWAQSDFALLSAGAVVTTVYTSSSPDQAQYLLDDPDASGVVVENEALLERVLEVEDGLDLEWIVVMDDLGDEHADREEVYTLEAVYEQGAVAYDPETYDEWLDEVAVDDLASIIYTSGTTGQPKGVKLTHRNFRTNVNQIYRRYGPRPDKADDVPAIDEESTLVSYLPLAHVFERTCGHFMMFTAGSTVAYAESVDTLQEDFSLVQPTGATSVPRVYEKIYDAIREQASESPVKERIFEWATDVGRDYYRADNPGLLLELKRTIADKLVFSQVTEALGGNIEFLVSGGGTLSEDLCTLYHGMGLPIFEGYGLTETAPVVSTNPPENAKIGTIGPSVVDCQVKVDRSVIPEGETIDTLGETGELLVKGPHVTDGYWEKPEATEQAFTEDGWFRTGDIVSIRPDDYMVFHERSKQLVVLSTGKNVAPAPIEDAFAASDVVEQCLVVGNGEKFIGALIVPNFEPLERIAAEEGIDLPADPGAVCDHDWVRDRIETTVAEVNERFEAHETIKEFRLVPEEFTEDNGMLTPTMKKKRRVILEAYDEEVADIYGEDAPERPQTA
- a CDS encoding ABC transporter permease, whose translation is MASLLTYLAALVLVAHGGVHLLGTAVYLELAEVAEFTYKTTLLGGFVDVGDTGMRVFGVLWAVAAVGFVVSASALVTDWDHWQLLLSTVVVFSLILTALDYTVAYAGVVVNVVIIAVVSLSSRM
- a CDS encoding Acg family FMN-binding oxidoreductase, with product MEERDLTTDVWRIDAEEFPADAPLAERARFLLRYAILAPSSHNSQPWEFVVEDGRIEIHAVEERWLEAADPDNRELYVSLGCAVENLCIAAEQFGFDFEIAYHDDAVPVVVMLRPDSDTSSHRPPDLFAQITDRSTNHQLFRDESLGDSVRDELRDCVLEDDVTLELIDDSERKGSIAALQAEADRLQMDHPDYREELGYWMGIGALGDSWLKARIGQAVVTHLDIGDREAKKNSKLIQSTPVVGVLTTNSDDPSARVKTGRVFERAALIMSSNGGAVHPMSQILERPEMREDLASVLDGDGELPQQLFRLGYPQEEQGHTPRWPLEKFLVE